Proteins encoded by one window of bacterium:
- a CDS encoding O-antigen ligase family protein, with protein MGTRSESDALGIQTSLAKMKKSIITLIVLQVLATVAAAFGIVEREAVFFVTAVLVIFTALRPLEEGLILFILSIPFFFALPFSESFDSMANWRVLSSILFLKYLYAEGWLIGRSFKSIRIKLSELYRSKLFWAAFVFLGWGFLSALLAPYPVIGIKKVIFLGNIFALFPIVRYVMSKGYAAYGLSVVRFVLYTVLGVGFLQLASLFFIPLERFWRFWAGHVIPIFYGYNLGELLQTSNTWFASAGDGPPVLRMFSVFPDSHSFAMLIMMGLTVLVANYPASTHSPRFGFGEADIGQANRFSDPSRQPKILDLKYIIPVIFAFLALVFSGSRGVWVSAVTVALFIGAGYIWLYKKEPAQYFEFRYLMKKTLALFLLFGILFLPASFITSLSQRAQGANADSLVSLKRVKSITDLEEISNRSRLQIWKAALNTVVSRPVFGVGFGNFSIALGEDISASRRGASAHNLYLDLAGE; from the coding sequence ATGGGAACTCGCAGCGAATCAGACGCTCTCGGTATTCAAACAAGTCTTGCAAAAATGAAAAAATCGATTATTACTCTTATAGTTCTTCAGGTTCTTGCGACAGTTGCCGCAGCCTTTGGCATTGTTGAGCGCGAAGCGGTTTTTTTTGTTACCGCCGTTCTCGTGATATTCACGGCTCTTCGGCCCCTTGAAGAGGGGCTTATTCTTTTTATTTTATCCATCCCGTTCTTTTTCGCTCTGCCGTTTTCCGAATCGTTTGACAGCATGGCAAACTGGAGAGTGCTCTCGAGTATTCTCTTTTTAAAGTATCTTTATGCAGAAGGTTGGTTAATTGGAAGATCATTTAAGAGCATTCGTATAAAACTATCCGAGCTTTATCGATCAAAATTGTTCTGGGCCGCCTTTGTTTTTCTTGGATGGGGATTTTTAAGCGCCCTTTTGGCGCCCTATCCCGTCATTGGTATTAAAAAAGTTATCTTTCTCGGCAATATCTTCGCGTTGTTTCCCATTGTCCGCTACGTTATGAGCAAGGGGTACGCGGCGTATGGCTTGAGCGTCGTACGCTTCGTGCTCTACACTGTTCTTGGCGTTGGGTTTCTCCAGCTTGCCAGCCTATTTTTTATTCCTCTAGAGCGTTTCTGGCGTTTTTGGGCAGGACATGTCATCCCGATATTTTATGGCTATAATCTGGGAGAACTTTTACAAACGTCCAACACATGGTTCGCATCTGCAGGAGATGGTCCGCCGGTACTACGGATGTTTTCAGTATTTCCCGATTCGCATTCGTTCGCGATGCTCATTATGATGGGACTTACCGTGCTGGTTGCGAATTACCCAGCCTCGACTCATTCTCCTCGCTTCGGCTTCGGCGAAGCGGATATTGGCCAGGCAAACAGATTTTCAGACCCATCTCGCCAACCAAAAATTCTGGATCTTAAATATATTATTCCTGTGATTTTTGCGTTTTTGGCGCTTGTCTTCTCCGGCTCCAGGGGCGTATGGGTTTCCGCAGTGACAGTGGCTCTCTTTATTGGTGCGGGATATATATGGTTGTACAAAAAAGAGCCTGCGCAATATTTTGAATTTCGGTATTTGATGAAAAAAACTCTTGCGCTTTTTCTTCTTTTCGGCATACTTTTTTTGCCCGCTTCTTTTATAACATCGCTTTCTCAGCGAGCACAGGGCGCAAATGCCGATTCCTTGGTTTCGCTGAAACGCGTGAAAAGTATAACGGATCTTGAAGAAATTTCGAATCGCTCGCGTCTTCAAATTTGGAAGGCCGC
- a CDS encoding M48 family metalloprotease → MRREISIFLLIAMIFLPWLLSAAPQETKLVTSNIALKEHQLQEITRKFIEVSADRHLQNKCIELHVRAEKHSSQIAYVTLEPTPIQPPNSHTDSLCHVVVVTKLLLSFANDNDVTSIIAHELGHIAHYDVTFDRKKIFFRTLVRILSLNTIRHKPRRNEYHDQRLANAYAIALLERYGADPWTMVYASEKIDKWLFESEVVHFSEPKDSPQTLELKKLLDERRGNQREQK, encoded by the coding sequence ATGCGACGAGAAATATCAATATTTTTGCTCATTGCGATGATTTTCCTTCCATGGCTACTCAGCGCAGCCCCCCAAGAAACCAAGCTCGTCACAAGCAACATTGCTCTTAAAGAGCATCAGCTACAGGAAATCACAAGGAAATTTATTGAGGTCTCTGCCGATAGGCATCTTCAGAACAAGTGTATTGAGCTTCACGTAAGGGCAGAGAAACATTCGTCTCAGATAGCTTACGTAACACTTGAGCCAACACCGATACAGCCGCCGAACTCTCACACTGACTCGCTCTGTCACGTTGTTGTTGTAACAAAACTTCTTCTTTCTTTTGCCAATGACAATGACGTAACGTCGATTATTGCCCACGAACTTGGTCATATCGCGCACTATGATGTGACATTCGACAGGAAGAAGATTTTCTTTCGAACGCTTGTTCGCATTCTCTCGCTGAATACTATCCGGCATAAACCAAGACGGAATGAGTATCACGATCAACGTCTAGCCAACGCGTACGCGATTGCGCTCCTTGAGCGCTATGGTGCCGATCCATGGACGATGGTGTATGCTTCGGAAAAAATAGACAAATGGCTTTTCGAGTCGGAAGTTGTGCATTTTTCAGAACCAAAAGATAGTCCGCAAACTCTAGAGCTAAAGAAGTTGCTTGATGAGCGCCGAGGCAACCAACGTGAGCAGAAGTAA
- a CDS encoding glycosyltransferase family 1 protein: MSQVLKIGIDGRCLEGNRTGAGRYLENLLRYFGKDQGFAFYLYFKHEIPTDAYFQENSYKLRRLGSPLGFESNAWFTHVSLPRALKQDNVDMLFAPSYVAPWFCPIPTVLTLHDISYEAHPEWTPVLGRFLLGSVSKHAAKKAARIITISQFSKSEIMRLYAIPDPHITLTLLAPNGNFNQVVAPEEEADILKKLGVAGDFMLSVGTLINRRYPLETLRAFEACAKRIQGLKFVLVGPDRTYPPLEIARHIKEVNEKFGENAVFHIISVSDRELAVLYRKARALIWLSAYEGFGLPVLEAMALGTPVITSNTSSLPEVAGDAALRLSNPSGAVSSTSGVSLSAGPTVGSIADAMIKVSTDQVLRGWLIRKGRERAQKFSWELAANQTLSVFKQVLQK; encoded by the coding sequence ATGAGTCAAGTTCTCAAAATCGGCATAGATGGACGGTGTCTCGAGGGTAATCGTACGGGAGCGGGGAGATACCTTGAAAATCTTCTACGGTATTTTGGGAAAGACCAGGGCTTTGCTTTTTATCTTTACTTCAAGCACGAAATTCCGACAGATGCGTATTTTCAGGAGAACAGCTATAAACTGCGCCGTTTAGGCTCTCCGCTGGGATTTGAGAGCAATGCGTGGTTCACGCATGTTTCATTGCCTCGCGCGCTCAAGCAGGATAATGTCGACATGCTTTTTGCACCATCTTACGTGGCACCTTGGTTTTGTCCCATACCCACAGTACTTACGCTCCATGATATTTCTTATGAGGCGCATCCCGAATGGACTCCGGTGCTCGGCCGCTTCTTGTTGGGTTCCGTTTCAAAACATGCGGCAAAAAAGGCGGCGCGCATCATTACCATCTCGCAATTTTCAAAAAGCGAGATCATGCGGCTCTACGCTATTCCGGACCCGCACATCACCTTAACGTTACTTGCGCCAAACGGGAACTTTAATCAGGTAGTCGCCCCAGAAGAAGAAGCCGATATTTTAAAAAAATTAGGCGTTGCGGGCGACTTCATGCTATCGGTCGGCACTCTTATTAATCGGCGCTATCCCCTGGAGACTCTCCGTGCATTTGAAGCCTGCGCGAAAAGAATTCAAGGACTGAAGTTTGTTTTAGTGGGTCCGGATCGCACATATCCGCCGCTTGAGATAGCTCGCCACATAAAAGAAGTGAACGAGAAATTTGGCGAAAATGCGGTTTTCCATATTATCTCGGTATCCGATCGGGAGCTCGCAGTGTTATACCGCAAGGCCAGGGCATTGATCTGGTTGTCGGCATATGAAGGATTCGGCTTGCCGGTGCTTGAGGCAATGGCGCTGGGCACGCCGGTTATTACGTCAAACACTTCGTCACTTCCGGAAGTTGCGGGAGACGCAGCTCTTCGTCTTTCTAATCCATCGGGAGCCGTAAGCTCCACGTCCGGCGTTTCTTTGTCCGCTGGGCCAACCGTGGGCTCTATAGCTGATGCGATGATAAAAGTTTCTACCGACCAGGTTCTGCGAGGGTGGCTAATTAGAAAAGGGAGGGAGCGGGCGCAAAAATTCTCATGGGAACTCGCAGCGAATCAGACGCTCTCGGTATTCAAACAAGTCTTGCAAAAATGA
- a CDS encoding glycosyltransferase family 2 protein, with translation MPSPTPKVSIIIVNWNGWQDTIECLRSLEEVEYKNFSVTVVDNGSADESLKKFGELRITDYGLRIIQNDENLGFSGGNNVGIKKALEDGADYILLLNNDTLVEPDFLEKLVEVAESDPHIGIVGPKIYFANTAGGNRIWFGGGKLNWLKTRGSHTDYEKIDASNKPSAISYQLYDVDYITGCCLLIKRAVIERIGLLSEDFFLYYEDVDWCLKAGKKEFRIVYAPAAFIWHKVSRSAKPGSASYVYYHVRNGLMLSWRHGNTLTRLILPLFILWTLVKQVAKFTIPSKRMWAGACFHGIIDFYRGRTGNL, from the coding sequence ATGCCATCACCGACTCCAAAAGTCTCCATCATTATTGTGAACTGGAACGGGTGGCAAGATACCATTGAGTGCCTTCGGTCGCTCGAAGAAGTGGAGTACAAAAATTTCTCCGTCACCGTTGTTGATAATGGTTCAGCGGATGAATCTTTGAAGAAATTTGGAGAATTACGGATTACGGATTACGGATTACGGATTATTCAAAACGACGAAAACCTCGGATTTTCTGGCGGGAATAATGTAGGCATCAAGAAAGCGCTTGAGGATGGAGCAGATTACATTCTGCTGTTGAACAACGATACGCTCGTTGAGCCAGATTTTCTTGAAAAGCTCGTGGAAGTTGCCGAAAGCGATCCGCATATTGGCATAGTTGGCCCGAAAATATATTTTGCTAACACGGCAGGGGGTAACCGAATTTGGTTTGGAGGCGGAAAATTGAATTGGCTAAAAACCCGCGGCTCGCATACCGACTACGAAAAAATCGATGCATCCAATAAGCCATCAGCTATTAGTTATCAGCTATACGACGTCGATTATATCACCGGTTGCTGTTTGCTTATTAAGCGCGCAGTGATAGAGCGCATCGGACTTCTTTCGGAAGACTTTTTTTTATATTATGAAGATGTCGATTGGTGCCTAAAAGCTGGAAAGAAAGAGTTTCGCATCGTATACGCTCCTGCCGCATTTATCTGGCATAAAGTATCCCGGTCGGCAAAACCTGGAAGCGCATCATACGTTTACTACCATGTACGGAACGGCCTCATGCTTTCCTGGCGACACGGAAACACGTTGACGCGGCTTATCCTGCCACTTTTTATTCTTTGGACCTTGGTGAAGCAGGTTGCCAAGTTCACAATTCCATCCAAGCGTATGTGGGCCGGAGCCTGTTTTCACGGAATAATCGATTTTTATCGAGGAAGGACGGGGAACCTTTAA